One Sediminibacillus dalangtanensis genomic region harbors:
- the pckA gene encoding phosphoenolpyruvate carboxykinase (ATP), whose protein sequence is MNPTNESASKLGKTILQNCQFNLSTEALVEIIEKRGEGTITANGAVSVTTGKYTGRSPKDKFIVNEGEAAEQVDWGSINKPMDKNSFIALYERVMEHLRSQDTLFRFTGWAGADTDYRLPIEVITEFAWHNLFARQLFIREDKETAGKHNAFTVISAPTFKANPKRDNTNSEAFIIISFEERIILIGGTEYAGEIKKAVFSVMNYLLPQQGVLPMHCSANTGDSGDTALFFGLSGTGKTTLSANPDRCLIGDDEHGWSPNGVFNIEGGCYAKCIGLSEEKEPQIYHAIKHGAVLENVFCHNGMPDYSNTERTENTRAAYPLDHIDNSIFPSKGPHPKSIIFLTADAFGVLPPISRLTKEQAMYHFLSGYTSKLAGTERGITAPEATFSACFGAPFLPLAPAVYADMLGDKIDQYDADVYLINTGWIKGPFGIGERIPLVYTRAMVDTVLKQRLDGVNTVPDDYFGLHIPESIPGVPSQLLKPWESWESYSSYQEKAAQLAAKFHENFRSFTKVSEEIKNAGPVYEG, encoded by the coding sequence GTGAACCCAACAAATGAAAGCGCTTCTAAATTGGGCAAAACGATCCTGCAGAACTGCCAATTCAATCTTTCTACAGAAGCACTGGTAGAAATCATCGAGAAACGCGGCGAAGGAACCATTACTGCCAATGGGGCCGTCAGCGTCACTACCGGAAAATATACCGGACGCTCTCCGAAAGACAAGTTCATTGTAAACGAAGGGGAAGCAGCTGAACAAGTTGACTGGGGTTCTATCAACAAGCCGATGGATAAAAACAGCTTTATCGCCTTGTATGAACGCGTCATGGAGCACCTTCGCTCCCAGGACACGCTTTTTCGCTTTACCGGCTGGGCAGGAGCTGATACAGACTACCGACTTCCGATTGAAGTCATCACCGAATTTGCCTGGCATAACTTGTTTGCCCGACAGCTTTTTATCCGGGAAGACAAAGAGACTGCCGGTAAACATAATGCGTTCACTGTCATTTCCGCTCCCACTTTCAAAGCAAATCCCAAAAGAGATAACACCAATTCAGAGGCTTTCATTATTATTTCTTTTGAAGAAAGAATCATCCTAATTGGCGGCACCGAATATGCAGGGGAAATTAAAAAAGCAGTTTTCTCCGTTATGAATTACTTATTGCCACAACAGGGAGTGCTCCCTATGCACTGTTCCGCCAATACCGGTGATTCAGGAGATACTGCCCTGTTCTTCGGATTATCCGGTACAGGCAAAACGACATTGTCTGCAAATCCTGATCGCTGTCTTATCGGGGATGACGAACATGGGTGGTCACCTAATGGCGTTTTCAACATCGAAGGGGGATGTTATGCCAAGTGCATCGGGCTAAGTGAGGAGAAAGAACCTCAGATATACCATGCCATCAAACATGGTGCTGTTCTGGAGAATGTTTTCTGTCATAACGGAATGCCCGATTACTCCAATACGGAACGGACGGAAAACACAAGGGCTGCTTACCCGTTGGACCATATTGACAATAGCATTTTCCCAAGCAAGGGACCACATCCAAAATCGATTATATTCCTGACTGCCGACGCATTTGGTGTACTCCCTCCAATCAGCAGATTGACAAAGGAACAGGCGATGTATCATTTTCTCAGCGGCTACACCAGTAAACTGGCTGGTACGGAGCGGGGCATCACCGCACCAGAAGCGACTTTTTCCGCCTGCTTCGGTGCACCCTTCCTGCCGCTTGCCCCGGCGGTATATGCCGATATGCTCGGCGACAAGATCGATCAATATGATGCAGACGTTTACCTTATCAATACCGGTTGGATAAAAGGACCTTTCGGTATCGGGGAAAGAATCCCGCTTGTTTATACAAGAGCGATGGTGGACACAGTCCTGAAGCAGCGTCTCGATGGAGTAAACACGGTACCAGATGACTATTTTGGGCTTCATATTCCGGAATCCATTCCTGGTGTTCCGAGCCAATTGCTGAAACCATGGGAATCCTGGGAATCTTATTCCTCTTACCAGGAAAAAGCAGCACAACTTGCAGCTAAGTTTCATGAAAATTTCCGGTCTTTTACAAAAGTAAGCGAGGAAATCAAAAACGCCGGCCCTGTGTACGAGGGATAA
- a CDS encoding DUF6154 family protein, whose product MKFADNLFELYLRHFEEKEFLEVFIHSVLEQMDHDDLLEVFEGCPKDELDEILGGYLNSKLETKITSVPEETKLP is encoded by the coding sequence ATGAAATTCGCAGACAACCTTTTTGAATTATATTTGCGACACTTCGAGGAAAAGGAATTTTTAGAAGTATTTATTCATTCTGTCTTAGAACAAATGGATCACGATGATTTACTGGAAGTTTTTGAAGGCTGTCCAAAAGATGAATTGGATGAAATCTTAGGCGGTTATCTGAACAGCAAATTGGAAACAAAAATCACCTCAGTACCTGAGGAGACAAAATTGCCATAA
- a CDS encoding ABC transporter permease: protein MKTNTKSDDQLFEQYRKRRKSERKSVILWQFVIFVVFFACWELASRQEWIDPLIFSSPSQVGLLFTEKLLDGSLWFHLHVTLIETIIGFAVGTILGIILAAILWWSEKLSKILDPYLVVLNAMPKVALGPIIIVALGPGYVSIIAMGAIICVIITTLVVYAAFREVDENYVKVLKSFGASRRQCFSTAILPASFPAMISTLKVNVGLSWVGVIVGEFLVSAKGLGYLIVYGFQVFDFTLVLYSLLVIAILAAIMYQLVEKLEKWLIKNTER from the coding sequence TTGAAAACAAATACCAAGTCTGACGATCAACTTTTTGAACAATACCGAAAACGCCGGAAATCCGAGCGGAAAAGTGTTATTCTTTGGCAGTTCGTCATTTTCGTTGTATTCTTTGCCTGCTGGGAGTTGGCGAGCAGACAAGAGTGGATTGATCCGTTAATTTTCAGTTCGCCTTCCCAAGTCGGCTTGCTGTTCACGGAAAAACTGCTGGATGGGTCTCTTTGGTTTCATCTTCACGTGACGCTTATCGAGACGATTATCGGCTTTGCGGTCGGTACGATCCTCGGAATTATTCTTGCTGCCATCCTTTGGTGGTCCGAAAAACTATCCAAGATATTAGACCCTTACTTAGTCGTACTAAATGCCATGCCAAAGGTTGCCTTAGGGCCGATCATCATTGTTGCCCTAGGACCGGGTTATGTTTCGATTATAGCAATGGGAGCGATCATCTGTGTCATCATTACAACCTTAGTGGTCTATGCTGCCTTCCGGGAAGTGGATGAGAACTATGTGAAGGTTTTGAAAAGCTTTGGGGCCAGTAGGAGGCAATGCTTCTCAACTGCCATCCTTCCCGCTTCTTTTCCGGCAATGATTTCTACGTTGAAAGTGAATGTCGGCCTTTCCTGGGTCGGAGTGATTGTAGGGGAGTTCCTTGTTTCTGCCAAAGGGCTTGGATATTTGATCGTTTATGGCTTCCAGGTCTTCGATTTTACACTTGTTCTTTATAGCTTATTGGTCATTGCGATTCTGGCCGCGATTATGTACCAACTTGTTGAAAAGTTAGAAAAATGGCTGATTAAAAATACAGAACGATAA
- a CDS encoding ABC transporter ATP-binding protein, giving the protein METLTAKDLTLGYGEEIIIDDLNITIPKGEITVFIGGNGCGKSTLLRSMARLLKPKEGGVILHGEEIAKMPTKEVAQKLAILPQSPVSPEGLSVLDLVKQGRHPYKGMFKKWSKEDDQAVEEALQATNMKELQDRSVDSLSGGQRQRAWIAMTLAQKTDTILLDEPTTYLDMTHQIEILDLLFELNERDGRTVVMVLHDLNLACRYAHHIVAIKDKQVYAQGRPEEIISCNMVHDVFNMKCDVTYDPMFGTPMCIPHGRGRCLIKSAVEEARQARKAESLV; this is encoded by the coding sequence ATGGAAACATTGACAGCAAAGGATTTGACTCTCGGATACGGAGAGGAAATAATCATTGATGATTTAAATATAACCATTCCTAAAGGAGAAATTACAGTCTTTATTGGTGGAAATGGCTGCGGAAAATCGACACTGTTGCGCTCGATGGCAAGGTTGTTGAAGCCGAAAGAAGGCGGCGTGATTCTCCATGGCGAGGAAATTGCCAAGATGCCGACAAAAGAAGTCGCCCAAAAGCTGGCCATTTTGCCGCAAAGCCCGGTAAGTCCGGAGGGATTATCGGTTCTGGACCTGGTAAAGCAGGGAAGACATCCGTACAAGGGCATGTTTAAAAAATGGTCAAAAGAGGATGACCAGGCTGTTGAGGAAGCGTTACAGGCGACCAACATGAAAGAACTGCAAGACCGGTCCGTCGATTCTTTATCAGGCGGTCAAAGGCAAAGAGCATGGATTGCGATGACGCTTGCACAAAAGACAGATACCATATTATTGGATGAACCGACTACTTATTTGGATATGACCCATCAAATTGAGATTCTTGATTTATTGTTTGAATTGAATGAGCGGGATGGTCGCACCGTCGTAATGGTATTGCATGATTTGAACTTGGCTTGCCGTTACGCACATCATATTGTCGCCATCAAAGATAAACAAGTGTATGCGCAGGGAAGACCTGAAGAAATCATCAGCTGCAACATGGTACATGATGTGTTCAACATGAAGTGTGATGTGACCTATGATCCGATGTTCGGAACGCCTATGTGCATTCCGCATGGAAGAGGCCGCTGTTTGATTAAAAGTGCTGTGGAAGAAGCACGGCAGGCCCGTAAAGCAGAATCGCTTGTATAA
- a CDS encoding DUF6612 family protein, translating into MKKIFLPMCSLLFLVLLMTACSADEKAELEDIYQQTLTASEELENFEMEAEVNQQVEGGEVEIPPISTTINAEIQLKPLAFHQTMDMMGQTVEMYYTEEGMFFKDPQQGQWMKGPKELADQLNMAAVQQQQNPTDQLKQLEDYAEDFSIEETDNRYILSLSASGEGFDQLLEEQLNSLPEGEITAEVLDTLKINKLDYTITVSKDTYYLETMTVDMDLDIEENGTTTNLSQKMESTYRNFNELDTIEIPEEVTDTAIEMENPM; encoded by the coding sequence TTGAAAAAAATCTTTTTACCTATGTGCAGCTTGCTTTTCCTGGTGCTTTTAATGACTGCCTGTAGTGCAGATGAAAAAGCAGAACTCGAAGATATTTACCAGCAAACGCTCACAGCTTCCGAAGAATTGGAGAATTTTGAAATGGAAGCAGAGGTTAACCAGCAAGTGGAAGGCGGAGAAGTGGAAATTCCGCCGATTTCGACCACTATCAACGCTGAAATCCAGTTAAAACCGCTGGCCTTTCACCAAACGATGGATATGATGGGCCAGACAGTTGAAATGTACTATACCGAAGAAGGTATGTTTTTCAAAGACCCGCAACAAGGGCAATGGATGAAGGGACCAAAAGAGTTGGCGGATCAATTGAATATGGCGGCAGTTCAGCAACAGCAAAATCCAACCGATCAATTAAAACAATTGGAAGACTATGCAGAGGATTTCAGCATAGAGGAAACAGACAACCGTTACATCCTATCATTAAGTGCATCCGGAGAAGGATTTGATCAGTTGCTGGAAGAGCAATTGAACAGCCTGCCGGAAGGAGAGATAACAGCGGAAGTACTCGATACCCTGAAAATTAACAAACTGGATTATACCATTACCGTGAGCAAGGATACGTATTATCTGGAAACAATGACGGTAGATATGGACCTCGATATAGAAGAGAACGGAACAACAACCAATCTCTCTCAGAAAATGGAATCAACTTACCGGAATTTTAATGAATTGGATACGATTGAAATTCCTGAAGAAGTAACCGATACTGCCATCGAAATGGAAAATCCCATGTAA
- a CDS encoding thiol-disulfide oxidoreductase DCC family protein, which yields MERKSIVLYDGDCYLCRQTKQVIKLLDWFGAFRWLSLQEYEKRQTVSSKQREVIRGEIHLVKPDGKISTGYQAVRFMLVRCPLTAPLGFLMYLPYAEVIGDPLYRLIAKNRYRIFKNKCTNGVCKLPQ from the coding sequence ATGGAACGTAAATCAATTGTACTCTACGATGGCGATTGTTACTTGTGCCGGCAGACAAAACAAGTAATCAAGCTGCTGGACTGGTTTGGCGCTTTTCGATGGCTATCGCTACAGGAATATGAAAAAAGGCAAACCGTTTCGAGTAAACAACGGGAAGTGATAAGGGGAGAAATCCATCTCGTGAAGCCTGATGGGAAAATAAGTACAGGTTACCAAGCTGTTCGATTTATGCTTGTCCGTTGTCCTTTAACTGCACCGCTGGGATTCCTGATGTACCTGCCGTATGCTGAAGTGATAGGAGACCCTCTGTACCGATTGATAGCCAAAAACCGTTATCGTATTTTTAAAAACAAGTGTACCAACGGTGTGTGCAAACTCCCTCAATAG
- the ytkD gene encoding RNA deprotection pyrophosphohydrolase gives MITFTDYYNNEVKLSFDDHPFSENPKHVWVICRSDNRWLLTKHKERGIEFPGGKVEEGETAEEAAVREVYEETGGVVKDLVYIGQYHVAGKGGTIIKNVYFATIEQVIEQATYYETEGPVWLDEFPKHMKINPDYSFMMKDQVLPLSLKRVYLLAQFH, from the coding sequence ATGATCACATTCACCGATTACTACAATAACGAAGTAAAGCTTTCATTCGATGACCATCCTTTTTCCGAAAATCCAAAGCATGTCTGGGTGATTTGCCGGTCGGACAACCGTTGGCTGTTGACCAAGCATAAAGAACGGGGAATTGAATTTCCCGGGGGAAAAGTGGAAGAGGGAGAAACAGCTGAAGAGGCGGCTGTCCGGGAAGTGTATGAGGAAACCGGGGGGGTCGTCAAAGATTTGGTCTATATCGGTCAGTACCACGTGGCCGGAAAAGGCGGAACCATTATAAAAAATGTTTATTTCGCTACAATCGAACAAGTTATCGAACAAGCCACTTATTATGAAACCGAAGGTCCTGTATGGCTTGATGAATTTCCGAAGCATATGAAAATCAATCCGGATTATAGTTTTATGATGAAGGACCAGGTTCTTCCACTAAGTTTGAAGCGTGTATATTTGTTAGCTCAGTTCCATTGA
- a CDS encoding ABC transporter ATP-binding protein, protein MSFLALNHISHQYFTEKSYTKALDNISFTVEEGSFISILGPSGCGKTTLLSIISGLIKPTRGEVTLSGIKVEDAEAEIGYMLQQDYLFPWKTILDNVLIGPKVQRKQTAEVQEKGIDFLKEIGLGNVIHAYPAELSGGMRQRAALIRTLITDPKLLLLDEPFSALDYQTKLKLEDLVSHLLKEYHKTSVLVTHDIGEAIAMSDQIYLMKANPGEIAEIFEVPIELRDLPPFQARKHLKYQLLFDRIWEELNSLENKYQV, encoded by the coding sequence ATGTCTTTCTTGGCTCTCAATCACATTTCTCATCAGTATTTCACAGAAAAAAGCTACACAAAAGCTTTGGATAATATATCCTTTACGGTGGAAGAAGGCTCGTTTATCTCGATTTTGGGCCCGAGTGGCTGCGGAAAGACAACATTACTTTCTATTATTTCGGGATTAATCAAGCCAACCCGTGGAGAAGTGACATTGTCAGGCATTAAAGTAGAAGATGCGGAAGCAGAGATTGGCTATATGCTGCAGCAGGATTATTTATTTCCTTGGAAAACGATACTCGATAATGTTCTGATCGGACCGAAAGTCCAGCGAAAGCAAACGGCAGAAGTACAAGAAAAAGGAATTGACTTTTTAAAGGAAATCGGTTTGGGAAATGTCATCCACGCTTATCCCGCCGAACTATCTGGAGGCATGAGGCAGCGTGCGGCATTGATCCGGACGCTTATCACTGATCCGAAGCTGTTATTGCTGGATGAACCGTTTTCTGCTCTTGACTATCAAACCAAGTTGAAGCTGGAAGATTTAGTTTCCCATCTATTAAAGGAATACCACAAAACCTCTGTCCTCGTTACCCACGACATTGGCGAAGCAATTGCCATGAGTGATCAAATCTACTTGATGAAAGCAAATCCAGGAGAAATAGCGGAGATATTTGAAGTACCGATCGAACTAAGGGACCTGCCTCCTTTTCAGGCAAGGAAGCATTTAAAATATCAATTGTTATTCGATCGTATTTGGGAGGAGTTGAATTCCCTTGAAAACAAATACCAAGTCTGA
- a CDS encoding ABC transporter substrate-binding protein, whose product MKRNHWLSLFTLVCVLALTACSSNGGKTSVKIAEVTRSIFYAPQYVALEQGYFADEGLEVELQTTWGGDKTMTALLSDDADVALVGSETSIYVAARGANDPVINFAQLTQTDGTFLVAKQPNDNFKWEDLIGSDFLGQRKGGMPQMVGEYVLKQHGIDPHEDLNLIQNIDFANIPGAFTSGTGEYVQLFEPQASKFEAEGNGYIVASFGEESGHVPYTVFMAKQSFLKDNEDTAKKFARAIYKAQTYIQEQPPKKIAEIVAPYFEDVDKELLSSSIERYKSQGSFAEDPILDEEEWKNLKAIMEEAGELPEDIPYEELVNTTIAEDVMAE is encoded by the coding sequence ATGAAAAGAAACCACTGGCTTAGCTTATTTACACTTGTATGTGTTCTTGCATTAACCGCATGTAGTTCGAACGGAGGAAAAACATCGGTGAAAATCGCCGAGGTTACCCGCAGTATTTTTTATGCTCCTCAATATGTCGCTTTGGAACAAGGGTATTTTGCTGATGAAGGACTGGAAGTCGAGCTGCAGACGACCTGGGGAGGAGATAAAACCATGACGGCATTGTTATCCGATGATGCAGATGTGGCGTTAGTCGGGTCCGAAACATCCATTTATGTAGCTGCGCGCGGTGCCAACGATCCGGTTATCAACTTTGCCCAATTGACCCAGACTGACGGCACCTTCCTGGTAGCAAAACAGCCAAATGATAACTTCAAATGGGAAGATCTAATCGGTAGTGATTTTCTTGGACAGCGAAAAGGCGGGATGCCGCAAATGGTCGGCGAATATGTGTTGAAACAGCATGGAATCGACCCGCATGAAGATTTGAACTTAATCCAGAATATCGACTTTGCTAATATTCCGGGTGCATTTACATCCGGCACCGGAGAATACGTTCAGCTTTTCGAACCACAAGCAAGTAAGTTTGAGGCAGAAGGAAATGGTTATATCGTTGCTTCCTTCGGCGAGGAGTCCGGCCATGTACCGTACACGGTGTTTATGGCAAAACAAAGCTTTCTCAAAGATAACGAAGATACTGCGAAAAAATTCGCCAGAGCCATTTACAAAGCGCAAACCTATATCCAGGAACAGCCACCCAAAAAAATAGCTGAAATCGTAGCACCTTATTTTGAAGATGTAGATAAAGAGCTTCTAAGCTCCTCTATCGAGCGTTATAAAAGCCAAGGGTCGTTTGCAGAAGATCCAATTTTAGATGAAGAAGAATGGAAAAATCTTAAAGCAATCATGGAGGAAGCCGGGGAACTGCCGGAGGATATCCCGTATGAGGAGCTTGTAAACACTACCATTGCCGAAGATGTGATGGCTGAATAG
- a CDS encoding hydrolase, with protein sequence MEKKRYFVNIGTLEISQVQSGNNNDFTILATDEEVFQLREIFNEMYNSDITAFFRTHLPIPYHKDSANDRYDTGIVAAFQMLHELGDEETKSHINSMHILPE encoded by the coding sequence ATGGAAAAGAAACGATACTTTGTCAATATAGGTACTTTGGAGATTTCGCAAGTGCAGTCAGGGAATAACAATGATTTCACGATTCTCGCCACGGATGAAGAAGTTTTCCAGTTGAGAGAAATTTTCAATGAGATGTACAATTCCGATATTACTGCCTTTTTTCGCACCCATTTGCCAATACCTTACCATAAGGATTCCGCCAATGATCGGTATGACACAGGAATTGTAGCGGCATTTCAAATGCTTCACGAGTTAGGCGATGAAGAAACAAAAAGCCATATCAATAGCATGCACATTCTTCCTGAATAG